In a genomic window of Streptococcus mitis NCTC 12261:
- a CDS encoding nicotinamide mononucleotide transporter, protein MKKSLKIFATSKWFDLFGVALVVGIAIASGYLNSRLDKFVDWGPWTALVPFGLISVTNVGISMLSTRFTGKLSKWGNYFGIVNTILSGAIDYILGNKAAIITYPVTFLIYTFAIKKWEASQEGRPNQMSQKQLKLAAIIISIIAFLFAFVTNYIGYGGKMNLLAYVTTIAFALSLIANAFNALKLTTQWGFWLIYNFVQLTKAGIQGNFANIGKYIFYILNAIGALFVWNDEEVR, encoded by the coding sequence ATGAAAAAATCACTAAAAATTTTTGCTACATCTAAATGGTTTGACCTCTTCGGGGTTGCTTTAGTCGTTGGGATTGCGATTGCATCTGGTTACCTCAACTCCCGCCTCGATAAATTCGTAGACTGGGGACCATGGACAGCTCTTGTACCCTTTGGATTGATTTCCGTAACCAACGTTGGGATTTCCATGTTGTCCACTCGTTTCACGGGGAAATTAAGCAAATGGGGAAATTACTTTGGTATTGTTAATACCATTTTGTCCGGTGCTATTGATTATATCCTTGGAAATAAGGCGGCCATCATCACCTATCCCGTCACCTTCCTCATTTATACCTTTGCTATTAAGAAATGGGAAGCTTCGCAAGAAGGCAGACCCAACCAAATGAGCCAAAAACAGCTAAAATTGGCGGCCATCATCATTTCCATCATCGCCTTCCTCTTTGCCTTTGTGACCAACTATATCGGCTATGGAGGAAAGATGAATCTCCTTGCCTACGTAACAACTATTGCCTTTGCACTGTCCCTCATTGCCAATGCTTTTAACGCATTGAAACTAACAACTCAGTGGGGCTTTTGGTTGATTTACAATTTCGTTCAGCTGACAAAAGCTGGTATTCAAGGAAATTTTGCCAATATCGGAAAATACATCTTTTATATCCTCAATGCAATCGGAGCTTTATTTGTCTGGAATGATGAAGAAGTAAGATAA
- a CDS encoding metal-dependent transcriptional regulator encodes MTPNKEDYLKCIYEIGIDLHKITNKEIAARMQVSPPAVTEMIKRMKSENLILKDKECGYLLTDLGLKLVSELYRKHRLIEVFLVHHLDYTSDQIHEEAEVLEHTVSDLFVERLDKLLGFPKTCPHGGTIPVKGELLVEINNLPLADIKEAGAYRLTRVHDSFDILHYLDKHSLRIGDPLQVKQFDGFSNTFTILSKDEDLQVNMDIAKQLYVEKIN; translated from the coding sequence ATGACCCCGAATAAAGAAGACTATCTAAAATGTATTTATGAAATTGGCATAGATTTGCATAAAATCACCAACAAGGAAATTGCGGCTCGCATGCAAGTCTCTCCCCCTGCCGTAACTGAAATGATTAAACGGATGAAGAGCGAAAACCTCATCCTTAAGGACAAGGAATGTGGCTATCTACTGACTGACCTCGGCCTCAAATTGGTCTCTGAGCTCTATCGTAAGCATCGCTTGATTGAAGTTTTTCTAGTCCATCATTTAGACTATACAAGTGACCAGATTCACGAGGAAGCTGAGGTCTTGGAACATACTGTCTCTGACCTGTTCGTGGAAAGACTGGATAAATTGCTAGGATTTCCCAAGACCTGTCCTCATGGAGGAACTATTCCTGTCAAGGGAGAACTCTTAGTTGAAATCAATAACCTGCCACTAGCTGATATCAAGGAAGCTGGCGCCTACCGCCTGACTCGGGTGCACGATAGTTTTGACATTCTCCATTATCTGGATAAGCACTCACTTCGCATCGGTGATCCGCTCCAAGTCAAGCAGTTTGATGGCTTCAGTAACACCTTTACTATCCTTAGTAAAGACGAGGATTTACAAGTGAATATGGACATTGCAAAACAACTCTATGTCGAGAAAATCAACTAA
- the dtd gene encoding D-aminoacyl-tRNA deacylase: protein MKIIIQRVKKAQVSIEGQVQGKINQGLLLLVGVGPEDQEEDLDYAVRKLVNMRIFSDAEGKMNLSVKDIEGEILSISQFTLFADTKKGNRPAFTGAAKPDMASDFYDAFNQKLAQEVPVQTGIFGADMQVELVNDGPVTIILDTKNR from the coding sequence ATGAAAATCATTATCCAACGGGTTAAAAAAGCCCAAGTGAGTATCGAAGGTCAGGTTCAGGGGAAAATCAATCAGGGACTCTTATTGCTGGTTGGTGTTGGACCAGAGGACCAAGAGGAAGATTTGGACTATGCTGTGAGAAAACTGGTCAATATGCGGATTTTTTCAGACGCAGAAGGCAAGATGAACCTGTCTGTCAAAGATATTGAAGGAGAAATCCTCTCTATTTCTCAGTTTACCCTCTTTGCGGATACTAAGAAAGGAAATCGTCCAGCCTTTACAGGCGCAGCCAAGCCTGATATGGCATCAGACTTCTATGATGCTTTCAATCAAAAATTAGCGCAAGAAGTACCCGTTCAGACAGGGATCTTTGGAGCGGATATGCAGGTTGAGCTGGTCAATGACGGACCAGTCACCATTATCCTTGATACTAAAAATAGATAA
- a CDS encoding sensor histidine kinase yields the protein MLDWKQFFLAYLRSRSRLFVYLISLTFLLLLFQFLFASLGIYFLYFFLLCCFVTILFFTWDILVEMQVYRQEILYGEREAKSPLEIVLAEKLEAREMELYQQRSDSERKLTDLLDYYTLWVHQIKTPIAASQLLVAEVADRQLKQQLEQEIFKIDSYTNLVLQYLRLESFHDDLVLKQVQIEDLVKEIIRKYALFFIQKGLNVNLHDLDKEIVTDKKWLLVVIEQIISNCLKYTKEGGLEIYMEGQELCIKDTGIGIKNSDVLRVFERGFSGYNGRLTQQSSGLGLYLSKKISEELGHQIRIESEVGKGTTVRIQFAQVNLVLE from the coding sequence ATGCTTGATTGGAAACAATTTTTTCTAGCCTATCTGCGTTCCCGTAGTCGTCTGTTTGTCTATCTGATTTCTTTGACGTTTCTGCTCTTACTCTTTCAGTTTTTATTTGCCAGTTTGGGAATTTACTTTCTCTACTTTTTCCTCTTGTGTTGCTTTGTAACCATCTTATTTTTCACTTGGGACATATTGGTGGAAATGCAGGTCTATCGTCAGGAAATTCTCTATGGGGAGAGGGAAGCCAAATCTCCTTTGGAAATAGTTTTAGCAGAAAAATTAGAAGCGCGTGAGATGGAACTTTATCAGCAGAGGTCAGATTCAGAAAGAAAATTGACGGATTTGCTGGATTACTATACCTTGTGGGTTCATCAGATTAAGACCCCCATTGCAGCTAGTCAACTCTTAGTTGCAGAAGTAGCCGACCGCCAACTGAAGCAGCAATTAGAACAGGAAATTTTCAAAATCGACTCCTATACTAATCTAGTCTTACAGTACCTGCGTTTAGAAAGTTTTCATGATGATTTGGTCTTAAAGCAGGTGCAAATTGAGGATTTGGTCAAGGAAATAATTCGTAAATATGCTCTTTTCTTTATTCAAAAAGGCTTAAATGTCAATCTACATGACCTTGATAAAGAAATCGTGACGGATAAAAAGTGGCTGCTAGTGGTTATTGAGCAAATCATCTCAAACTGTCTCAAGTACACCAAGGAAGGTGGTCTGGAGATTTATATGGAGGGGCAAGAGCTTTGTATCAAGGATACGGGAATCGGGATAAAAAACAGTGATGTCCTCCGAGTCTTTGAACGTGGCTTTTCAGGATATAATGGACGCCTAACCCAGCAGTCATCTGGACTTGGCCTCTACCTATCTAAGAAAATTTCTGAAGAACTGGGGCACCAGATTCGCATCGAGTCTGAGGTCGGAAAAGGAACGACAGTGCGGATTCAGTTTGCTCAAGTGAACTTAGTCCTTGAGTGA
- a CDS encoding DUF389 domain-containing protein produces MTGNYSTREYREKLYDDLHVRLRDTVILMCAIFIASIGLNMNSTAVIIGAMLISPLMTPIVGLGFGLAIFDTRLIKQSLEVLFTQVLVSLLVSALYFWISPLSYESSELIARTSPTIWDVLIAIAGGIAGFIGSRKKEANNIVPGVAIATALMPPICTAGYGLANGNVRFLFGALYLFLINCVFIMLINIVGTRIMMRKSPLSSFKELNIKMRIGLISLIVLLILPASYSAVTLTIDQARKEGIKQFVGKEFANHTVINQVYKSRNNELVLTVVGDPLSEEELETLHQKQASYGIQSVQLKVNQVHNSTKLDSDSTKEFYETINKYIDQKLSEKDSQKDLVKENEADKD; encoded by the coding sequence ATGACCGGAAACTATTCAACACGTGAATACCGTGAGAAATTATATGATGATCTTCATGTTCGATTAAGAGATACAGTGATTTTGATGTGTGCGATTTTTATTGCCTCTATTGGCCTAAATATGAATTCAACAGCTGTCATTATTGGAGCCATGCTGATTTCCCCTCTTATGACACCGATTGTTGGACTCGGATTTGGTTTAGCTATTTTTGATACGCGTTTAATCAAGCAATCTCTAGAGGTTTTATTTACCCAAGTATTGGTTAGCTTGCTTGTCTCGGCTCTGTATTTCTGGATTTCTCCCTTATCTTATGAAAGTAGCGAATTGATTGCACGAACCTCTCCAACAATTTGGGATGTGCTCATTGCTATTGCTGGTGGGATAGCAGGTTTCATTGGTTCAAGGAAAAAAGAAGCAAACAATATCGTACCAGGAGTAGCCATCGCAACAGCTCTGATGCCACCTATCTGCACTGCAGGTTACGGTTTAGCTAATGGAAATGTACGATTTTTATTTGGGGCTCTCTATCTTTTCTTGATCAACTGTGTCTTTATCATGCTAATCAACATTGTTGGAACAAGAATTATGATGAGAAAATCTCCCTTAAGTTCATTTAAAGAGCTAAACATTAAAATGAGAATTGGGTTGATATCCTTGATTGTATTATTGATTCTTCCGGCCAGCTATTCAGCAGTCACTCTAACGATAGATCAAGCGCGAAAAGAAGGAATCAAACAGTTTGTAGGAAAAGAGTTCGCCAATCACACGGTCATTAATCAAGTCTACAAATCAAGAAACAATGAGTTGGTCTTGACGGTTGTTGGAGATCCGCTTTCAGAAGAAGAATTAGAAACGCTCCACCAAAAACAAGCCTCTTACGGTATTCAATCTGTTCAATTGAAAGTCAATCAAGTTCATAATTCGACAAAATTAGACAGTGATTCGACCAAGGAATTTTATGAAACCATTAACAAGTATATCGATCAAAAACTCTCTGAAAAGGATTCACAAAAAGATCTCGTAAAAGAAAATGAAGCAGACAAGGATTGA
- a CDS encoding DUF2974 domain-containing protein, whose product MANIFDYLKDVAHDSFYDLPLNELDVLALTETTYLSFDNLVSTTPQRLLDLAPQVPREPNMLTSKNRLQLLDELARHKRFKNCKLSHFINDINPELQKQFAAMTYHLNLDTYLIVFRGTDDSIIGWKEDFHLTYMKEIPAQKHALRYLKNFFAHHPKQKVILAGHSKGGNLAIYAASQIEKNLQNQITAVYTFDAPGLHTELTQTEGYQRIMDKTKVFIPQGSIIGMMLEIPNQQIIVHSTALGGIAQHDTFSWQIEDKHFVQLDKTNSDSQQVDITFKEWVATVPDEELQLYFDLFFGTILDSGITSINDLSSLKAIEHIHHLFVQAQSLTPEERETMGRLTQLLIDTRYQAWKNR is encoded by the coding sequence ATGGCCAATATTTTTGACTATCTGAAAGATGTCGCACACGATTCCTTTTACGACCTACCTTTGAATGAATTAGATGTTTTAGCCTTAACAGAAACCACCTACCTCTCCTTTGATAATCTGGTCTCCACAACTCCTCAGCGACTTTTAGACCTGGCACCTCAGGTTCCAAGAGAGCCTAACATGTTGACCAGCAAAAATCGCCTCCAGCTATTGGATGAATTAGCTCGACACAAACGCTTCAAAAATTGCAAACTCTCCCATTTTATCAATGACATCAATCCTGAATTGCAAAAACAATTTGCAGCTATGACCTACCACCTCAATCTCGATACCTATCTGATTGTCTTTCGTGGGACTGATGACAGTATCATTGGCTGGAAGGAAGATTTCCACCTGACTTATATGAAGGAAATTCCTGCTCAAAAGCATGCCCTCCGCTATTTAAAGAACTTTTTTGCCCACCATCCTAAGCAAAAGGTCATTCTGGCTGGACATTCCAAGGGAGGAAATTTAGCCATCTATGCTGCTAGTCAAATTGAGAAAAACTTGCAAAATCAAATCACAGCAGTTTATACCTTTGATGCGCCTGGTCTCCACACAGAATTGACACAAACCGAGGGCTATCAAAGGATAATGGATAAAACCAAGGTCTTCATTCCACAAGGTTCCATCATCGGTATGATGCTAGAAATCCCTAACCAGCAAATCATCGTGCACAGTACTGCTTTGGGTGGTATCGCCCAGCACGATACCTTTAGTTGGCAGATTGAGGACAAGCACTTCGTCCAACTGGATAAAACCAACAGTGATAGCCAACAAGTTGACATAACCTTCAAAGAATGGGTGGCCACAGTCCCTGACGAGGAACTCCAGCTCTACTTCGATCTCTTCTTTGGCACCATTCTTGATTCTGGTATTACTTCTATCAATGACTTGTCTTCCTTAAAGGCTATCGAACACATTCATCATCTCTTCGTCCAAGCTCAATCCCTAACTCCAGAAGAAAGGGAAACTATGGGACGTCTCACTCAATTATTGATTGATACCCGTTACCAAGCATGGAAAAATAGATAG
- a CDS encoding metallophosphoesterase family protein has product MTKIALLSDIHGNTTALEAVLADARQLGVDEYWLLGDILMPGTGRRRILDLLAQLPITARVLGNWEDSLWHGVRKELDSTRPSQRYLLRQCQYVLEEISLEEIELLHNQPLQIHRQFGDLTVGISHHLPDKNWGRELIHTGEQEDFDRLVTNPPCDIAVYGHIHQQLLRYGTGGQLIVNPGSIGQPFFLDAQLRKDLRAQYMILEFDDKGLVDMDFRRVDYDVAAELQLAKDLKLPYFEVYYESLVNGIHHTHHQEFLRELAQKEGYDRELDAWLKSGND; this is encoded by the coding sequence ATGACGAAAATAGCTCTTCTTTCAGATATTCATGGTAATACCACTGCTTTAGAGGCAGTTTTAGCAGATGCGCGGCAGCTAGGAGTGGATGAATACTGGCTTTTGGGAGACATTCTCATGCCAGGGACAGGGCGTAGAAGGATTTTGGACTTGTTGGCTCAACTACCGATTACGGCTAGAGTTTTGGGAAACTGGGAAGACAGTTTGTGGCATGGTGTCCGCAAGGAATTGGATAGTACTCGTCCCAGTCAACGCTATCTCTTGCGCCAGTGTCAGTATGTTTTAGAGGAAATTTCCCTAGAAGAAATTGAACTGCTCCACAATCAACCTCTCCAGATTCATCGTCAGTTTGGGGATTTGACGGTGGGAATTAGCCATCATCTTCCTGATAAGAACTGGGGGAGAGAGTTGATTCACACTGGAGAACAAGAGGATTTTGACCGCTTGGTGACCAATCCGCCTTGTGATATTGCTGTCTATGGTCATATCCACCAGCAGTTGCTTCGTTACGGGACTGGTGGGCAATTGATTGTCAATCCAGGTTCGATTGGGCAACCTTTCTTTCTAGATGCCCAGTTGCGGAAGGACTTACGGGCCCAGTATATGATTTTGGAGTTTGATGACAAGGGCTTGGTAGATATGGACTTCCGACGGGTGGACTACGATGTGGCAGCTGAATTGCAGCTAGCTAAAGACCTCAAACTTCCCTATTTTGAGGTTTACTATGAAAGTCTGGTCAATGGTATCCACCATACTCATCATCAGGAATTTCTGAGAGAATTAGCCCAGAAAGAGGGCTATGATAGGGAATTAGATGCTTGGTTGAAAAGTGGTAACGATTGA
- a CDS encoding response regulator transcription factor has product MHKILLVEDDQVIRQQVGKMLSEWGFEVVLVEDFMEVLSLFVQSEPHLVLMDIGLPLFNGYHWCQEIRKISKVPIMFLSSRDQAMDIVMAINMGADDFVTKPFDQQVLLAKVQGLLRRSYEFGRDESLLEYAGVILNTKSMDLHYQGQVLNLTKNEFQILRVLFEHAGNIVARDDLMRELWNSDFFIDDNTLSVNVARLRKKLEEQGLVGFIETKKGIGYGLKHA; this is encoded by the coding sequence ATGCACAAGATTTTATTAGTAGAAGATGATCAGGTTATTCGTCAACAGGTCGGGAAAATGCTCTCTGAATGGGGATTTGAAGTGGTGCTGGTAGAAGACTTTATGGAAGTTTTGAGTCTTTTTGTCCAGTCGGAGCCTCATCTGGTCCTCATGGATATTGGACTGCCCTTGTTTAATGGCTATCACTGGTGTCAGGAAATTCGCAAGATTTCCAAGGTCCCCATCATGTTTCTGTCTTCGAGAGACCAGGCTATGGATATTGTCATGGCAATCAATATGGGGGCGGATGACTTTGTGACCAAGCCTTTTGACCAGCAGGTTCTTTTAGCCAAAGTTCAGGGCTTGTTGCGACGTTCATATGAGTTTGGGCGTGACGAGAGTTTACTGGAATATGCTGGTGTTATCCTCAATACCAAATCAATGGATTTACATTATCAAGGGCAAGTCTTGAATTTGACCAAGAACGAATTCCAGATTTTACGAGTTTTGTTTGAGCATGCGGGCAATATTGTAGCGCGTGACGATCTCATGCGGGAACTTTGGAACAGTGACTTTTTCATTGATGACAATACCCTATCTGTTAATGTGGCTCGATTGCGTAAAAAGTTGGAAGAGCAGGGCTTGGTAGGATTTATCGAAACCAAGAAAGGGATAGGGTACGGATTAAAGCATGCTTGA
- a CDS encoding Rrf2 family transcriptional regulator, which yields MQIPSRFTIATHMLIIIALEGKESKVTSDFLAASVGVNPVIIRKTLSQLKKAELISVARGTGGTEIVKDLKDISLLDVYQAVECLGKTGQLFSFHDNPNPNCPVGAHIHDVLDQKLERIQLAMEAELGQTSLEQVVADAESQMKE from the coding sequence ATGCAAATTCCAAGTAGATTTACCATTGCGACTCATATGCTGATAATTATTGCCCTCGAGGGGAAGGAAAGCAAGGTGACCAGTGATTTTCTGGCTGCTAGTGTCGGGGTCAATCCAGTCATTATCAGAAAGACCTTGTCCCAGTTGAAGAAGGCAGAGCTGATTTCAGTCGCGCGCGGAACGGGCGGAACAGAGATTGTTAAGGATCTCAAAGACATTAGTCTTTTAGATGTTTATCAAGCGGTCGAATGTCTTGGTAAGACAGGCCAACTCTTCAGTTTTCATGACAATCCAAATCCAAATTGCCCAGTTGGAGCTCATATTCATGATGTTTTGGATCAAAAATTGGAGAGAATCCAGCTGGCTATGGAGGCTGAGCTTGGTCAGACCAGTCTAGAACAGGTCGTAGCCGATGCAGAGAGTCAAATGAAGGAGTGA
- a CDS encoding ATP-binding cassette domain-containing protein, translating to MLPYLKTIRWYLFFNFLFGVVSNICTALLPYFTQALIKGDYQVALYGYSMSVAGYLSCNYIQMILDWKQGIIFSTTLKNEWFRSLLGLSHHDFKQKTVAEYISYQSNDLDSLEKDYLPPLMSFIKQILRIIIYAFIISRTINPIVSLILIFSTGISIQIPKIVGKLTANRRQVYLKKQGDYYRTLEDLLMGHHLVNKLTMSHFLNQQKSSLKNLQDKYFKYGLTKITGILLTGVSFEFISLVLFIYLAYSLSHQQLGIPEVVASFGYINAFSEPIQEILYDLQMLESVKPVIKSFQNIVGRPVSVQAPQHSFDTITLKNISKQMGESKLIITSATIQKGDKIALIGKNGSGKSSLLNILNGTDEDFEGQIVLDGLVLDHLWGRFGMILQQEHTFISSYENNVTLFNSFNEKFREEDFEKIPPQSLSGGQQQRMYLNREKNRKNPLLILDEPFSALDTNQFKMELERVLELPSAVIVTLHRQNELLSKFDQVWEIKNGELVILK from the coding sequence ATGCTACCATATCTTAAAACTATTAGATGGTATCTCTTCTTTAATTTTCTTTTTGGTGTAGTATCGAATATCTGCACAGCTTTGTTACCGTATTTCACGCAGGCATTAATCAAAGGGGATTATCAAGTAGCTCTATATGGTTACTCTATGTCAGTGGCTGGCTATTTGAGTTGTAACTATATCCAAATGATACTTGATTGGAAGCAGGGGATTATCTTTTCGACTACTTTGAAAAATGAGTGGTTTCGTTCACTTCTGGGACTCAGTCACCACGATTTCAAGCAGAAAACAGTAGCAGAGTATATTTCCTATCAATCTAATGACCTAGATTCGTTGGAAAAGGATTACCTTCCTCCATTGATGAGTTTTATCAAACAAATTTTACGTATCATCATTTACGCTTTCATTATTAGCAGAACAATTAATCCTATTGTATCATTGATTTTAATCTTTTCCACTGGAATTAGTATTCAAATTCCTAAAATCGTTGGGAAGTTGACCGCTAATCGCAGACAGGTTTACTTGAAAAAACAAGGAGATTACTATCGAACTTTGGAGGATTTGCTCATGGGACATCATTTGGTAAATAAACTAACTATGTCGCATTTTTTGAATCAACAAAAGAGTTCTCTAAAGAATTTGCAGGATAAGTATTTTAAGTATGGTTTGACAAAAATTACTGGCATCTTATTGACAGGTGTTTCTTTTGAATTCATTAGTCTTGTTCTGTTTATTTATTTAGCCTACTCTCTATCTCACCAGCAACTCGGTATTCCTGAGGTGGTGGCGAGTTTCGGATATATTAATGCTTTTTCTGAACCAATACAGGAAATCCTTTATGATTTACAAATGTTAGAGTCCGTAAAGCCTGTAATCAAGAGTTTTCAAAACATTGTTGGGAGACCCGTTTCAGTTCAAGCACCTCAACATTCTTTTGATACGATTACTTTGAAAAACATTTCCAAACAAATGGGAGAATCAAAATTGATAATTACTTCCGCTACGATTCAAAAAGGGGATAAAATTGCGCTTATTGGTAAGAATGGGTCTGGAAAAAGTAGTCTTCTCAACATTTTAAATGGAACAGATGAAGATTTTGAAGGACAAATTGTGCTAGATGGGCTTGTTTTGGACCATCTTTGGGGAAGATTCGGTATGATTCTGCAACAAGAACATACATTTATTTCAAGTTATGAAAATAATGTAACGCTATTCAATAGTTTCAATGAAAAATTCAGAGAAGAAGATTTTGAAAAAATTCCACCACAATCCCTGTCAGGTGGTCAGCAACAACGAATGTATTTAAATCGTGAGAAAAATCGTAAAAATCCATTGCTTATCCTAGACGAACCTTTCTCTGCCTTGGATACTAATCAGTTTAAAATGGAATTGGAAAGAGTTCTGGAACTACCAAGTGCCGTCATTGTTACTTTACATCGCCAAAACGAATTATTAAGTAAGTTTGACCAAGTTTGGGAAATTAAGAATGGAGAACTTGTAATTTTGAAATAG
- a CDS encoding YdcF family protein, translating to MYLVIGIVLAFIVSFWKDNRSLWNPVLFLLSLISSYFYLGYLFYQNGYEKIHFAFFIFPFILLPILLFLSGIFLIYNGLILLKREGRSKANYLSMLLGIVILLFFALMSFRLGDRNELFYTNHFLNILFAFIAYSYFIFGFAFVGFMLYSILYLFIPKKKHYDFIIIHGAGLLDGEKVTPLLKRRIDKAVEAYHNSKNPHIKIIASGGQGGDEKISEAQAITNYLLEETDVPQDGIILEDQSRTTYENLLFSKELGEKLVAKPQFLFVTNDYHVFRTSTYARKLKMKGDGLGCRTAGYYIPSAFIREYVALCVKMKWLFLAFYVLLLALILIAYKGIIW from the coding sequence ATGTATCTTGTTATAGGAATTGTATTAGCCTTTATAGTGTCATTTTGGAAAGATAATAGAAGTTTGTGGAATCCAGTATTATTCTTATTATCCCTCATTTCCAGTTATTTTTATCTAGGCTACCTTTTTTATCAAAATGGGTATGAGAAGATTCATTTCGCTTTTTTTATATTTCCCTTTATTTTACTTCCGATACTGCTTTTTCTAAGTGGCATCTTTTTAATCTATAATGGCCTTATCTTGCTGAAGCGAGAGGGACGTTCAAAGGCTAATTATCTCTCAATGCTCCTTGGAATAGTCATTTTGTTATTTTTTGCCTTGATGTCATTTCGATTGGGTGATAGAAATGAATTATTTTACACCAATCACTTTCTAAACATTTTATTTGCATTTATTGCTTATTCTTACTTTATTTTTGGTTTTGCTTTTGTGGGTTTTATGTTGTACTCTATCTTGTATCTCTTTATTCCTAAGAAGAAGCATTATGATTTTATCATCATTCATGGTGCAGGTTTGTTAGACGGAGAAAAGGTAACACCTTTGCTAAAGAGGAGAATTGATAAGGCAGTAGAAGCTTACCACAATTCTAAGAATCCTCATATCAAAATCATTGCTAGTGGTGGTCAAGGAGGAGATGAGAAGATTTCTGAAGCGCAGGCTATTACAAACTATCTGCTTGAAGAGACCGATGTTCCCCAAGATGGGATTATCCTGGAGGACCAATCAAGGACTACCTACGAGAACCTTCTCTTTTCTAAGGAACTTGGTGAGAAGCTGGTAGCCAAACCTCAATTCCTCTTTGTAACAAATGATTATCATGTCTTTAGAACAAGTACCTATGCTCGTAAGTTAAAAATGAAGGGAGATGGCCTCGGATGTAGGACGGCAGGCTACTACATACCATCTGCTTTTATTCGGGAGTACGTAGCTCTCTGTGTCAAAATGAAATGGCTTTTCCTTGCCTTTTATGTCCTGCTATTAGCACTCATTTTGATAGCCTACAAAGGAATTATTTGGTAG